The Argentina anserina chromosome 3, drPotAnse1.1, whole genome shotgun sequence genome includes a region encoding these proteins:
- the LOC126788793 gene encoding kunitz type trypsin inhibitor 104-like: MRSMKLIGSLSCCMWLMMAMATAAQDSAPVLDTSGQALQSGVDYYIKPAITDNGGRFTLINRNGECPFYAGQENTSGPEGFPVTFAPFAEGETVVRETRDQKIAFSAFTICVSSNAWKVGETQSETQRRLIVLGIDQDEGLPGPAGNYFRINKQADHDGVYNLQWCPTEVCPTCKFICGDVGALVENDKRLLALDGSVLPVVFERA; encoded by the coding sequence ATGAGGTCCATGAAGTTGATCGGAAGCTTGAGCTGTTGCATGTGGCTAATGATGGCCATGGCAACCGCAGCCCAAGATAGCGCGCCGGTGCTCGACACCTCCGGGCAGGCTCTTCAATCAGGGGTAGACTACTACATCAAACCTGCCATCACCGACAACGGCGGCCGTTTCACTTTGATCAACCGAAATGGCGAGTGTCCTTTCTATGCCGGTCAAGAAAACACCTCCGGCCCCGAGGGCTTCCCAGTGACCTTTGCGCCTTTCGCAGAGGGTGAGACGGTGGTGAGGGAGACTAGGGATCAGAAGATCGCATTCTCTGCATTCACGATATGTGTGTCGTCGAATGCATGGAAGGTGGGAGAGACTCAGTCCGAGACCCAAAGGAGATTGATTGTCCTCGGAATTGACCAAGACGAAGGCCTACCTGGTCCTGCCGGAAACTACTTCAGGATTAATAAACAGGCAGACCATGATGGCGTCTACAACCTGCAGTGGTGCCCTACTGAAGTGTGCCCGACTTGCAAGTTCATTTGCGGAGATGTCGGTGCTTTGGTTGAGAATGACAAGAGGTTGTTGGCCTTGGATGGTTCTGTGCTCCCTGTTGTCTTCGAGAGGGCCTAA
- the LOC126788386 gene encoding uncharacterized protein LOC126788386, with protein MDPQFHGLPPLKRFRLIQQQPNHHHEDDVVLPILPAKKRKETRGHPILPDPTPAVNSYSLPAKKRVWALPPDLEPPEKKPAPELDLNLEYTPEKVEACTEGVCENAAVENPVDSGGDAECEVEDGVCCDVCKSTDGEPSDPIVFCDGCDLMVHATCYGNPLVKGIPEGDWFCLQCSGSPEGLRGVESFGCCLCPGKGGAMKPTGDGKWAHIVCALYVPEVFFKDPEGREGIDCSKVPKRRWKERCYVCKSASGCAIQCSEIKCPLAFHVTCGLNEDLCIEYREGRKGDIVAGFCGTHTDLWEKQQETGKFKIVARKD; from the exons ATGGATCCCCAATTCCATGGCCTACCTCCTCTCAAAAGATTCAGACTCATTCAGCAGCAACCCAACCACCACCACGAAGACGACGTCGTTCTGCCCATTCTTCCCGCCAAGAAGCGAAAGGAGACCAGAGGCCACCCCATTCTCCCTGACCCAACTCCCGCCGTCAACTCCTACTCCTTGCCGGCCAAGAAGAGAGTTTGGGCGCTTCCGCCGGATCTAGAACCCCCCGAGAAGAAGCCGGCTCCGGAGCTGGACTTGAATCTTGAGTACACGCCGGAGAAAGTTGAGGCATGCACTGAAGGTGTTTGTGAAAATGCCGCAGTGGAAAACCCGGTGGATTCGGGCGGCGACGCGGAGTGTGAGGTGGAGGATGGGGTTTGTTGTGATGTCTGTAAGAGCACAGATGGAGAGCCGTCGGATCCGATCGTGTTCTGTGATGGCTGTGATCTGATGGTTCATGCTACTTGTTACGGTAATCCCCTCGTGAAGGGTATTCCGGAGGGGGATTGGTTCTGCTTGCAATGCTCTGGTTCGCCTGAGGGTTTGCGGGGTGTTGAGTCTTTCGGGTGCTGCCTCTGTCCTGGCAAAGGCGGGGCAATGAAGCCGACTGGAGATGGCAAGTGGGCGCATATTGTTTGCGCGCTTTATGTTCCTGAGGTGTTCTTTAAGGACCCGGAAGGGCGGGAGGGGATTGACTGCTCCAAGGTTCCCAAGAGGAGGTGGAAAGAGAGGTGTTATGTTTGCAAGAGTGCGAGTGGCTGTGCTATTCAGTGCTCGGAGATTAAATGCCCTTTGGCGTTTCATGTGACTTGTGGGTTGAATGAGGATCTTTGTATAGAGTACAGGGAGGGAAGGAAGGGTGATATTGTAGCTGGGTTCTGCGGGACCCACACTGATCTATGGGAAAAG CAACAAGAAACTGGGAAGTTCAAGATTGTGGCTAGAAAAGACTAA
- the LOC126786130 gene encoding bidirectional sugar transporter SWEET2 gives MVLIGQYTVFLVAKFASGIAGNVFAFGLFVSPMHTFKRIIRNGSTEEFSGLPYIYALLNCMISMWYGSPLISTDNILILTVNSVGAVFQLAYIALFIIYAEKPKKVWMMGLLVAVFGLFAIIVGGSLQITDLFLRRTIVGLLSCFSLISMFASPLFIIKLVIRTKSVEFMPFYLSLSTFLMSTSFLLYGIFNYDPYVYVPNGIGTILGIVQLALYCHYNRSSKEESREPLIISYA, from the exons aTGGTTCTGATTGGTCAGTATACCGTGTTTCTTGTTGCTAAATTTGCATCTGGGATTGCTG GCAATGTCTTTGCTTTTGGGTTGTTTGTTTCGCCTAT GCACACATTCAAAAGAATCATCAGGAATGGTTCAACTGAAGAGTTCTCGGGACTTCCATACATATATGCCCTATTGAACTGCATGATCAGCATGTGGTATGGATCACCTCTTATATCTACTGATAACATATTGATTCTAACTGTCAATTCAGTTGGTGCAGTGTTTCAACTTGCCTACATAGCCCTCTTCATTATTTATGCTGAGAAACCAAAAAAG GTGTGGATGATGGGATTGTTGGTAGCAGTTTTTGGTCTATTTGCAATCATAGTCGGTGGAAGCTTGCAGATAACTGACCTTTTTCTCCGACGAACAATTGTTGGATTGCTTAGCTGCTTTTCTCTTATATCAATGTTTGCTTCTCCATTGTTTATAATA AAATTGGTGATCCGTACAAAGAGTGTCGAGTTCATGCCCTTTTATCTCTCCCTTTCCACCTTCCTAATGAGCACCTCGTTCCTACTGTATGGAATTTTTAATTATGATCCCTACGTTTAT GTCCCTAATGGGATAGGAACAATCTTGGGGATTGTACAATTGGCCTTGTACTGTCACTATAATCGTTCATCGAAAGAAGAATCGAGAGAACCCTTGATAATTTCGTATGCATAA
- the LOC126787024 gene encoding uncharacterized protein LOC126787024: MDALWEIEEKWKLSTQQAFLLLVSAGFAIIGVCMAMTVLRKKAQRKQHQQLVVMGQEDTNGALGHKRLEPSCGWGSIKRALVDSVRWSKASKWGEIRRGGSWRETTPTGPLLEKRIGVEMGWHSHNSESPVWQRPILMGEKCELPRFSGLILYDERGQPLCDSHQETGIQA, from the exons ATGGATGCTTTGTGGGAGATAGAAGAGAAGTGGAAGCTATCGACCCAACAAGCATTTCTTCTCTTGGTGTCTGCCGGCTTCGCGATTATCGGTGTCTGCATGGCTATGACTGTGTTAAGAAAGAAGGCTCAGAGGAAGCAGCATCAGCAGCTTGTAGTGATGGGACAAGAGGATACTAATGGGGCATTAGGACACAAGAGGTTGGAGCCGAGCTGTGGTTGGGGCTCGATAAAGAGAGCGTTGGTGGACTCGGTGCGGTGGAGTAAGGCGAGCAAGTGGGGGGAGATCAGAAGAGGAGGGAGCTGGAGGGAGACGACACCGACGGGGCCGCTGCTGGAGAAGAGGATTGGGGTTGAAATGGGGTGGCACAGCCATAACTCGGAGTCACCTGTTTGGCAAAGGCCTATACTCATGGGGGAGAAGTGTGAGCTTCCGAGGTTTAGTGGGTTGATTCTATATGATGAGAGAGGCCAGCCTCTTTGTGATTCCCACCAGGAAACTGGAATCCAG GCTTAA
- the LOC126788073 gene encoding protein FLX-like 1, with protein sequence MSGRNRGPPHAGLPPPMHDAPYGRGHGPMPHPALLEEMRESQHGMGPRSLPPHPAIIEEHLAAQLQDIQGLLIDNQRLAATHVALKQELEAAQFELQRMAYHVDSLRSDKDVEMRELYDKSVRLEVDLRGVEAMQSELLQVQADVKELTVARQELSGQAQAMTQDFARINADLQQAPALRAEIESMKQELQRARAAIEYEKKGYAENYEHGQVMEKNLISMARELEKLRAEIANTEKRARASVAVANPSGGYNANYGNPEAGYAGNPYPAAYGMNPVQGGAENFPQYPMPGAWGAYDMQRAQGHR encoded by the exons ATGTCTGGAAGAAATCGTGGACCGCCTCATGCTGGGTTGCCCCCTCCTATGCATGATGCACCGTATGGAAGAGGACATGGGCCGATGCCCCATCCTGCGTTGCTTGAGGAAATGAGAGAATCCCAGCACGGTATGGGTCCCAGGTCGCTTCCGCCTCACCCTGCAATCATTGAGGAGCATCTCGCGGCGCAGCTTCAAGATATTCAGGGTCTTCTGATTGATAACCAGAGGCTGGCTGCGACCCATGTTGCCCTTAAGCAGGAATTGGAAGCTGCACAATTTGAGCTGCAGCGCATGGCTTACCATGTTGATTCGCTGCGGTCAGACAAGGATGTTGAGATGAGGGAGTTGTATGACAAGTCTGTGCGTTTGGAAGTGGATCTTCGTGGGGTTGAGGCTATGCAGTCTGAGCTTCTTCAGGTTCAAGCGGATGTTAAGGAACTCACTGTTGCAAGGCAAGAGCTCTCTGGCCAGGCGCAAGCGATGACCCAAGATTTTGCTAGAATCAATGCTGACTTGCAACAGGCACCGGCTCTAAGAGCAGAAATTGAATCTATGAAACAAGAACTGCAACGTGCTAG AGCTGCCATTGAGTATGAAAAGAAGGGTTATGCAGAGAACTATGAGCATGGTCAGGTGATGGAGAAGAACCTGATCTCAATGGCTAGGGAGCTGGAGAAACTACGTGCAGAAATTGCTAATACTGAGAAGAGGGCACGTGCTTCAGTTGCTGTTGCTAATCCCAGTGGTGGTTACAATGCAAATTATGGGAATCCTGAAGCTGGATATGCAGGAAATCCTTATCCTGCCGCCTATGGCATGAATCCT GTACAAGGTGGTGCTGAAAATTTTCCTCAGTATCCTATGCCGGGTGCTTGGGGTGCATATGATATGCAGCGAGCTCAGGGACACAGATAA